In Gossypium hirsutum isolate 1008001.06 chromosome D06, Gossypium_hirsutum_v2.1, whole genome shotgun sequence, one genomic interval encodes:
- the LOC107910045 gene encoding glycosyltransferase BC10, with product MTKKAAAVSPVLVRHVIWLGWKLVVFLSFALCFIALLRLHFYPDISSPTNSLSRTRWRSRIPRYNFDGPPKIAFLFLARLNLPLDFLWGSFFENADAANFSIYIHSAPGFVFDETTYRSHFFYNRQLTDSIQVAWGESSMIEAERLLLATALQDPANQRFVLLSDSCVPLYNFSYIYRYLMASSRSFVDSFLDLKDGRYHPKMAPVVPRDKWRKGSQWISLIRSHAEVVVDDEVVLPVFKKFCKRRPAVDTSKGKLNLKLQKQHNCIPDEHYVPTLIAMSELEGDIERRTLTYTLWNQSATKMDNKAWHPVTFNYADASPKRLKEIKDINHVHYESEARTEWCQTNSTFVPCFLFARKFSRGAAMRLLSEGVVGPFDASSLLGNS from the exons ATGACGAAGAAAGCTGCTGCCGTCTCTCCGGTACTAGTGCGCCATGTTATCTGGTTAGGCTGGAAACTCGTTGTCTTCCTATCCTTCGCTCTTTGCTTCATCGCTCTCCTCCGCCTCCATTTCTACCCCGACATCTCTTCTCCTACTAACTCTCTCTCTCGTACCCGTTGGAGATCTCGTATTCCTCGCTATAACTTTGATGGTCCCCCTAAGATCGCTTTTCTCTTCCTGGCCCGCCTCAACCTCCCTCTCGATTTTCTCTGGGGTAGCTTTTTCGAG AACGCTGACGCAGCCAATTTCTCCATTTATATACACTCCGCCCCTGGCTTCGTCTTCGACGAGACGACTTATCGATCGCATTTCTTTTATAACCGGCAATTGACTGATAGCATTCAG GTAGCATGGGGAGAATCAAGTATGATAGAAGCTGAAAGATTGTTACTTGCAACTGCTCTACAGGATCCTGCGAATCAAAGATTTGTTCTTCTCTCTGACAG TTGTGTTCCTCTATACAACTTCAGCTATATCTATAGATATCTTATGGCTTCTTCTAGGAGTTTCGTGGACAG CTTTCTTGATTTAAAGGATGGGCGTTACCACCCAAAAATGGCTCCGGTAGTACCAAGGGACAAGTGGCGAAAAGGATCTCAG TGGATCTCTTTGATAAGGAGCCATGCTGAAGTCGTTGTAGATGATGAGGTTGTTCTTCCAGTTTTTAAGAAATTCTGCAAG CGACGCCCTGCTGTGGACACCAGTAAAGGAAAGCTGAATCTT AAACTTCAAAAGCAACACAATTGTATCCCAGATGAACATTATGTGCCAACGTTGATTGCT ATGAGTGAGCTCGAAGGTGACATAGAACGAAGAACACTGACCTATACACTGTGGAATCAATCTGCTACGAAAATGGATAACAAAGCTTGGCATCCTGTAACATTCAACTATGCAGATGCAAGCCCTAAACGACTCAAAGAAATAAAG GATATAAACCATGTACACTACGAGAGCGAAGCCCGGACGGAGTGGTGTCAAACTAACTCTACATTTGTTCCCTGCTTTTTATTTGCAAGGAAGTTTTCGCGAGGAGCTGCCATGCGCCTCTTGAGCGAGGGGGTGGTTGGCCCCTTCGACGCCTCCTCGTTATTAGGCAATTCTTAG
- the LOC107910043 gene encoding leucine--tRNA ligase, chloroplastic/mitochondrial: MNLTHTKLQPFPHSPPLTHPTFLFSSRSLLPFPRNLKPAHVSPSFLYKKHTLLRYGCFGVSRSRTRSSISEVEEEQKQKPVLVKRAYPFDEIEPKWQRYWEQNRTFRTPNDVDTSKPKFYVLDMFPYPSGAGLHVGHPLGYTATDVLARFKRMQGYNVLHPMGWDAFGLPAEQYAIETGTHPKLTTLRNINRFRSQLKSLGFSYDWDREISTIEPEYYKWTQWIFLQLLKRGLAYQAEVPVNWCPALGTVLANEEVVDGVSERGGHPVIRKPMRQWMLKITAYADRLLEDLDELDWPESIKEMQRNWIGRSEGAEVEFCVLDSDGMETDMKITVYTTRPDTIFGATYLVVAPEYTLLSSIVSTEQRESVEGYQDIASRKSDLERTELQKEKTGVFSGCYAKNPTSGEPIPIWVADYVLGGYGTGAIMAVPAHDARDHEFASKFNIPIKWVVTPNNGSCVESGKAYSGEGIIVNSSNLKVGLDINGLSSKEAAYKVIEWAEKVGKGKKKVNYKLRDWLFARQRYWGEPIPVIFLEDSGESLPVLESELPLTLPELDDFTPSGTGEPPLSKAVSWIKTIDPSSGKPATRETNTMPQWAGSCWYYLRFMDPKNSNELVDKEKEKYWSPVDVYVGGAEHAVLHLLYSRFWHKVLYDIGVVSTKEPFKCVINQGIILGEVQYTACKDTYGNYISADSADDLGEYLQEIIPEERVVKSGEFFVLKDNPNIRLIARAHKMSKSRGNVVNPDDVVSEYGADSLRLYEMFMGPFRDSKTWNTSGIEGVHRFLGRTWRLIVGSPLHHGAFRDGTLVTDEEPTTEQLRTLHKCIAKVTEETEGTRFNTGISAMMEFINAAYKWDKQPKAIIEAFVLLLSPYAPHMAEELWSRLGHPDSIAYKAFPKADPAYLKESTVVLPVQINGKTRGTIQVEKGCSEEDAFTLASQDEKLSKYLNGKPIKKRIFVPGKILNVILDRQNVKAGSIQ, translated from the exons ATGAATTTAACCCATACTAAACTCCAACCATTTCCTCACTCTCCTCCTCTCACTCATCCTACGTTTCTCTTTTCAAGCAGAAGTCTTCTTCCATTCCCAAGAAATTTGAAACCTGCCCACGTTAGTCCTTCGTTTCTGTATAAAAAGCATACTCTTTTACGTTATGGTTGTTTCGGAGTTAGCAGGAGTAGAACCAGGAGCTCCATAAGTGAAGTTGAAGAGGAGCAAAAACAGAAGCCAGTGCTTGTGAAAAGGGCATATCCGTTTGATGAAATTGAGCCCAAATGGCAGCGTTATTGGGAACAAAATCGAACCTTTCGTACACCTAATGATGTTGATACTTCTAAACCTAAATTTTATGTCCTTGACATGTTCCCTTATCCCAG TGGAGCTGGATTGCATGTTGGGCACCCACTGGGATATACGGCCACAGACGTTCTTGCTAGGTTCAAACGAATGCAAGGTTACAATGTGTTGCATCCAATGGGATGGGATGCTTTTGGATTGCCTGCTGAGCAATATGCAATTGAG ACTGGAACTCACCCAAAGCTCACAACATTGAGGAACATTAATCGCTTCCGCTCCCAG CTTAAATCATTGGGTTTCTCATATGACTGGGACCGTGAAATATCCACCATAGAACCTGAGTACTATAAATGGACCCAGTGGATCTTTCTTCAATTGTTAAAGAGAGGATTGGCCTACCAG GCTGAAGTACCGGTTAATTGGTGTCCAGCTCTTGGTACTGTTCTTGCAAATGAGGAGGTCGTGGATGGTGTCAGTGAGCGTGGGGGTCATCCTGTTATCAGAAAG CCAATGCGGCAATGGATGCTGAAGATTACTGCTTATGCCGATCGTCTGCTTGAAGATTTAGATGAACTTGACTGGCCTGAAAGTATCAAAGAAATGCAAAGGAACTGGATTGGGAGGTCAGAGGGTGCTGAAGTTGAATTTTGTGTTCTTGACAGTGATGGAATGGAAACAGACATGAAAATTACGGTCTATACTACCAGGCCAGATACCATATTTGGTGCAAC GTATTTAGTCGTGGCACCGGAGTATACCCTTTTGTCATCAATAGTATCTACAGAGCAGAGGGAAAGT GTGGAGGGATATCAAGACATTGCCTCTAGAAAGAGTGATCTTGAAAGGACTGAACTTCAGAAGGAGAAAACAGGAGTCTTCAGTGGTTGCTATGCCAAAAATCCGACAAGTGGGGAACCAATTCCAATATGGGTTGCAGATTATGTGTTGGGGGG TTACGGAACTGGAGCAATTATGGCTGTCCCTGCACATGATGCTCGTGACCATGAGTTTGCCTCAAAGTTTAATATTCCAATCAAATGGGTTGTGACACCCAATAATGGAAGTTGTGTTGAATCTGGGAAGGCTTATTCAGGAGAAGGCATCattgttaattcttcaaatttGAAGGTGGGCCTTGACATCAATGGCTTGTCAAGCAAAGAAGCAGCTTACAAAGTTATTGAGTGGGCAGAGAAAGTTGGGAAGGGGAAGAAAAAG GTGAACTACAAGTTGAGGGACTGGCTTTTTGCTCGGCAACGATATTGGGGGGAACCTATCCCAGTCATCTTCTTAGAAGATAGTGGTGAGAGCCTTCCAGTTCTTGAATCTGAACTGCCCCTTACCCTTCCTGAATTGGATGATTTTACTCCAAGTGGAACAGGGGAACCACCACTGTCCAAAGCTGTGTCTTGG ATCAAAACCATAGATCCTTCATCTGGGAAACCTGCCACGAGAGAAACAAACACGATGCCACAATGGGCTGGCTCTTGCTG GTACTATTTGAGATTTATGGACCCCAAAAACTCCAATGAATTAGTTgataaggaaaaagaaaa GTATTGGAGCCCAGTTGATGTCTATGTTGGTGGTGCTGAGCATGCTGTTCTCCATTTACTTTATTCAAGGTTCTGGCACAAG GTTCTATATGACATTGGTGTTGTATCAACCAAAGAGCCTTTCAAATGTGTCATAAACCAGGGGATTATTCTTGGGGAA GTTCAATATACGGCTTGCAAAGACACATATGGAAACTATATATCTGCAGACTCTGCTGATGACTTAGGTGAATACCTTCAAGAAATCATTCCAGAGGAAAGA GTTGTGAAGTCTGGGGAGTTTTTTGTGTTGAAAGACAACCCAAACATTCGTTTGATTGCACGTGCTCATAAAATGAGTAAAAGTAGGGGAAATGTTGTCAATCCTGATGATGTCGTTTCTGAATATGGTGCAGATTCTCTTCGATTATATGAAATGTTCATGGGACCATTTCG AGACTCAAAAACATGGAATACTAGTGGCATTGAAGGGGTCCATCGATTTTTGGGACGAACTTGGAGGCTGATCGTTGGCTCACCCTTACATCATGGTGCATTCAGGGATGGAACATTGGTTACTGATGAGGAACCTACTACGGAACAGCTTCGCACTCTCCATAAATGCATAGCTAAG GTGACAGAGGAAACCGAAGGGACAAGGTTCAACACTGGAATTTCTGCAATGATGGAGTTCATTAATGCAGCATATAAG TGGGATAAGCAGCCAAAAGCAATTATTGAAGCATTTGTCTTGTTGCTTTCACCTTATGCACCTCACATGGCTGAGGAGCTTTGGTCTCGCCTTGGTCATCCAGATTCAATAGCATACAAGGCCTTCCCTAAG GCTGATCCTGCATACTTGAAGGAATCAACCGTCGTACTACCTGTCCAGATAAATGGCAAGACTAGAGGTACAATTCAGGTCGAAAAAGGATGTTCAGAGGAGGATGCATTTACATTAGCTTCACAAGACGAGAAACTCTCAAAATATCTCAATGGGAAACCGATCAAAAAGAGAATCTTTGTTCCTGGAAAGATCTTAAACGTTATATTGGATCGTCAAAACGTCAAGGCAGGAAGCATCCAATAA
- the LOC107908303 gene encoding chaperonin-like RBCX protein 1, chloroplastic, producing the protein MASLALLPLTQPSFLPSKPFKSNVGFPPSSPLNQRTSHATPLNCHKMYVPGNGASPEAKAAKNLHGFFNYITVKIVSAQLQSYNPEAYKDLMEFLNTHSLNDGDKFCASLMRESSRHKTLALRILEVRSAYCKRDFEWDNLKRLVFKMVDESNTKLMREYVQETSHVTEKETGK; encoded by the exons ATGGCGAGCCTTGCGCTTCTTCCCCTAACTCAACCCTCCTTTCTCCCTTCTAAACCATTCAAAAGTAATGTGGGTTTTCCACCTTCTTCCCCATTGAACCAAAGAACCTCCCATGCTACTCCATTAAACTGCCATAAGATGTATGTCCCTG GTAATGGGGCATCACCAGAGGCCAAGGCAGCCAAAAACCTCCACGGTTTCTTCAATTACATAACTGTTAAGATAGTCAGTGCTCAACTTCAG AGCTATAACCCTGAAGCTTACAAGGATTTGATGGAGTTCCTGAATACCCACTCGTTGAATGATGGGGACAAGTTCTGTGCCAGCTTGATGAGGGAATCTTCAAGGCATAAAACTCTAG CCCTCCGCATCTTAGAG GTTAGATCTGCATATTGCAAACGTGATTTCGAGTGGGACAACTTGAAGCGTTTAGTTTTCAAG ATGGTGGATGAATCCAACACAAAACTAATGAGGGAATATGTTCAAGAAACCAGTCATGTAACTGAAAAAGAAACCGGCAAGTGA